From the Caballeronia sp. LZ062 genome, one window contains:
- a CDS encoding ABC transporter permease, which yields MKKNLPILIALVALLVLGVVRYEHFASAYNVTSFWRYNSMFALISIGMAFVIITGGIDLSVGAVAALASVVAALASPHGGVAGVLAGSFAGLAVGVLNGIVITHMRILPFIVTLATSLGAHGLALLLGHNDAVAIASDTNFAAFGQGDLFGLPIPGIVSLVAAVLGWVALRNSRFGRHALAIGGSEEASRLMGLNVDRTLVAVYALSGLLAGIAGAILAAQFGAGQPNEGVGWELFAISAVVLGGTRLTGGEGSIAMTIAGVALLGLVFNLLNFENGLGYISLSAYWQSVIRGLFLLLVIVLQARVLNRRGVAAKVTH from the coding sequence ATGAAGAAAAACCTTCCTATCCTGATCGCGCTGGTCGCGCTGCTCGTCTTGGGCGTGGTGCGCTACGAGCACTTCGCGTCCGCCTACAACGTGACCTCGTTCTGGCGATACAACTCGATGTTCGCGCTGATCTCCATCGGCATGGCGTTCGTCATCATCACGGGCGGTATCGATCTGTCCGTGGGCGCGGTCGCCGCGCTCGCAAGCGTCGTCGCGGCGCTGGCGAGTCCGCATGGCGGCGTGGCGGGCGTGTTAGCCGGATCGTTCGCGGGGCTGGCCGTGGGCGTGTTGAACGGCATCGTCATCACGCACATGCGGATTCTGCCCTTCATCGTCACGCTGGCGACGAGCCTCGGCGCACATGGCCTCGCGCTGCTGCTCGGCCACAACGATGCCGTCGCCATCGCGTCCGACACCAACTTCGCCGCGTTCGGACAAGGCGATTTGTTCGGCCTGCCGATTCCCGGCATCGTGTCGCTGGTGGCGGCGGTGCTCGGCTGGGTCGCGCTGCGCAACTCGCGTTTCGGGCGGCATGCGCTCGCCATCGGCGGCAGCGAAGAGGCATCGCGCCTCATGGGTCTCAACGTCGATCGCACGCTGGTCGCGGTGTATGCGTTGAGCGGCTTGCTCGCCGGCATTGCGGGCGCGATTCTCGCGGCGCAGTTCGGCGCGGGACAGCCGAACGAAGGCGTCGGCTGGGAGCTGTTCGCCATCTCGGCCGTCGTGCTCGGCGGCACGAGGCTCACGGGCGGCGAGGGCTCCATCGCCATGACGATTGCAGGCGTCGCGTTGCTCGGGCTCGTGTTCAATCTGCTGAACTTCGAGAACGGGCTAGGTTATATCAGCCTGTCGGCTTATTGGCAGTCGGTGATTCGCGGGCTCTTTCTGCTGCTCGTGATCGTGTTGCAGGCGCGGGTGTTGAACCGGCGCGGCGTGGCGGCGAAAGTCACGCATTGA
- a CDS encoding LacI family DNA-binding transcriptional regulator, protein MKKTTQRRPTMTDIAKLTGVSQSTVSLVLNNASGAKFSDTTRDKVLRAAQELGYRMTPREPAALDAFDAPGAQSERNLIVYLADEISTSPHPVVSIDGARDAAFAHGRILAVYSTHGNAEIEERVLDATLGNPNLLGVIYATVYTRRVELPAALARVPTVLLNCYANEANLSSVVPAEVAGGHTATDYLLAAGHRRIGFINGEPYQDAARDRLKGYRTALATADLPYAPELVREGDWSSGTGFEQTLSLMREPNPPTAIFCANDLMALGAIEALKQLGLRVPDDVSVVGYDDQEIARHTHPPLSTVVLPNYDLGRWAVETLLQEEHNRAVGAPLRRRTVKLDGPLIERGSVKVIAEARQLATNNISD, encoded by the coding sequence ATGAAAAAAACCACGCAACGCCGCCCGACGATGACCGACATTGCGAAACTCACCGGAGTCTCGCAATCGACGGTTTCGCTCGTGCTCAACAACGCGAGCGGCGCGAAGTTCTCGGACACGACGCGCGACAAGGTGCTGCGCGCGGCGCAGGAACTCGGTTATCGCATGACGCCGCGCGAGCCCGCCGCGCTCGATGCCTTCGACGCACCGGGCGCGCAAAGCGAGCGCAATCTGATCGTCTATCTTGCCGATGAAATCTCGACGAGCCCGCATCCCGTCGTTTCCATCGACGGCGCACGCGACGCCGCGTTTGCGCACGGCCGCATCCTCGCCGTGTATTCGACGCACGGCAACGCGGAGATCGAAGAACGCGTGCTGGACGCGACGCTCGGCAACCCGAACTTGCTCGGCGTGATTTACGCGACCGTCTACACGCGGCGCGTGGAGCTGCCCGCGGCGCTCGCCAGGGTGCCCACAGTGCTGCTCAACTGCTACGCGAACGAGGCGAACCTGTCGTCGGTCGTGCCGGCGGAAGTCGCGGGCGGACACACGGCGACGGACTATCTGCTCGCGGCGGGGCATCGGCGCATCGGCTTTATCAATGGTGAGCCGTATCAGGACGCAGCGCGCGACCGGCTCAAGGGTTATCGCACCGCGCTCGCCACGGCGGACTTGCCCTACGCGCCGGAACTCGTGCGCGAAGGCGACTGGAGTTCCGGCACCGGCTTCGAGCAGACGCTTTCGCTCATGCGCGAGCCGAATCCGCCGACGGCCATCTTTTGCGCGAACGACCTGATGGCGCTCGGCGCGATCGAGGCGCTCAAGCAGCTCGGGCTGCGCGTGCCTGACGATGTTTCCGTGGTCGGCTACGACGATCAGGAGATCGCGCGCCACACGCATCCACCGTTATCGACCGTCGTGCTGCCGAATTACGACCTCGGCCGGTGGGCGGTCGAGACGTTGCTGCAAGAGGAGCACAACCGCGCCGTGGGCGCGCCGTTGCGACGCCGCACCGTGAAGCTGGACGGCCCGCTGATCGAGCGCGGATCGGTGAAAGTCATCGCCGAAGCAAGGCAGCTCGCAACTAATAATATTAGCGATTAA
- a CDS encoding ABC transporter substrate-binding protein produces the protein MLSLNKNLRSGLRPLAAALTALTLAAAAGAAHAADDALPKIPNKKPLRVGFAQTESNNPWRLAETKSFKDVASKCGWQVVITDANSSAAKQVSDIQSMIAQHVDLLVFPPREEKPLAPVVLQAKKAGIPVILVDRNIDQSMAKAGRDYITFIGSDFIDQGHRAADWLVKTTNGKATIIELEGSTGASAANDRKKGFDEVIAKNPGMKIVASQSGDFARDKGRQVMETLLQAHPDVTAVYAHNDEMALGAIAAIKAAGKQPGKDIVLVTIDGTKGGLEAIKAGELGASVQSSPFFGPLACDVAQKYAKGETIPPWVKVSDRFYDKSNVDASMQYGY, from the coding sequence ATGCTGTCGCTAAACAAGAATCTCCGCTCGGGCCTGCGCCCGCTCGCCGCCGCGCTCACCGCTCTGACGCTCGCAGCCGCCGCCGGCGCGGCGCACGCCGCCGACGACGCGTTGCCCAAGATCCCGAACAAGAAGCCGCTGCGCGTGGGCTTCGCGCAGACGGAGAGCAACAACCCGTGGCGGCTTGCCGAGACGAAGAGTTTCAAGGACGTCGCATCGAAGTGCGGCTGGCAGGTCGTCATCACCGACGCCAATAGCTCGGCAGCCAAACAGGTGTCGGACATCCAGAGCATGATTGCGCAGCACGTCGATCTGCTGGTGTTCCCGCCGCGCGAGGAGAAGCCGCTCGCGCCCGTCGTATTGCAGGCGAAGAAGGCCGGCATTCCGGTGATTCTCGTGGACCGCAACATCGATCAGTCGATGGCGAAGGCGGGCCGCGACTACATCACGTTCATCGGCTCGGACTTTATCGATCAGGGTCACCGCGCCGCCGACTGGCTCGTCAAAACCACGAACGGCAAGGCCACGATCATCGAACTCGAAGGCTCCACCGGCGCGTCGGCCGCGAACGACCGCAAGAAGGGCTTCGATGAAGTCATCGCGAAGAATCCGGGCATGAAGATCGTCGCGTCGCAAAGCGGCGACTTCGCGCGCGACAAGGGCCGTCAGGTCATGGAGACGCTGTTGCAGGCGCATCCCGACGTCACCGCCGTCTACGCGCACAACGACGAAATGGCGCTCGGCGCGATTGCCGCGATCAAGGCGGCGGGCAAGCAGCCGGGCAAGGACATCGTGCTCGTGACCATCGACGGCACCAAGGGCGGCCTCGAAGCAATCAAGGCCGGCGAACTCGGCGCGAGCGTGCAGTCGAGTCCGTTCTTCGGACCGCTCGCGTGCGATGTCGCGCAGAAGTACGCGAAGGGCGAGACGATTCCGCCGTGGGTCAAGGTCTCGGATCGCTTCTACGACAAGAGCAACGTCGACGCGAGCATGCAGTACGGCTATTGA
- a CDS encoding ABC transporter permease, with amino-acid sequence MIDKTQPAAQPVAQPAAPLAADAQTAPVKKRRGIAIQREIIVLVAMVLFNLFFTEHFWSLQTFNVNLTQVVTIVIVGIGMTLVVATGGIDLSVGASMAIAGALAPMLFMNIEGPLGILLAFTLPVLAAAVCGVFNGMLVTRLRVQPIVATLVLFIAGRGIAQVVTDGSLQAFNNPAFQWIALGKVAGVPFQILLMLALVAVFTWIVRKTLFGKYLLVTGGNEDAAYLSGIPTARVKLIAYTACAALAGLAGLISISVNSSSDANVVGLGVELDAIAAVAVGGTALTGGKAYITGTLIGALIIQLLRYTLLAHGIPDAAALVLKAAIIIAAVYVQRRRGS; translated from the coding sequence ATGATCGACAAGACGCAACCCGCAGCACAACCTGTAGCACAACCCGCCGCGCCGCTCGCCGCGGACGCGCAAACCGCGCCCGTCAAGAAGCGGCGCGGCATCGCGATCCAGCGGGAAATCATCGTGCTCGTCGCGATGGTGCTGTTCAACCTCTTTTTCACCGAGCACTTCTGGTCGCTTCAGACGTTCAACGTGAACCTCACGCAGGTGGTGACGATCGTGATCGTCGGCATCGGCATGACGCTCGTGGTGGCGACGGGCGGCATCGACCTGTCCGTGGGCGCGTCGATGGCGATTGCCGGCGCGCTCGCGCCGATGCTCTTCATGAACATCGAAGGGCCGCTCGGCATTCTGCTCGCCTTCACGCTGCCGGTGCTCGCGGCTGCGGTGTGCGGCGTGTTCAACGGAATGCTGGTGACGCGGCTTCGCGTGCAGCCCATCGTCGCGACGCTCGTGCTCTTCATCGCGGGACGCGGGATCGCGCAGGTCGTGACCGACGGCAGCCTGCAGGCATTCAACAATCCCGCGTTCCAGTGGATCGCGCTCGGCAAGGTCGCGGGCGTGCCGTTCCAGATTCTGCTGATGCTCGCGCTCGTCGCCGTCTTCACGTGGATCGTGCGCAAGACGCTGTTCGGCAAGTATCTGCTTGTGACGGGCGGCAACGAGGACGCCGCGTATCTTTCCGGCATTCCGACGGCGCGCGTGAAGCTGATCGCGTACACCGCGTGCGCCGCGCTCGCGGGTCTCGCCGGGCTCATTTCGATCTCGGTGAATTCGTCGTCGGATGCGAACGTGGTCGGCCTCGGCGTCGAACTCGATGCCATTGCAGCCGTCGCCGTCGGCGGCACCGCGCTCACGGGCGGCAAGGCGTACATCACGGGCACGCTGATCGGCGCGCTCATCATCCAGCTATTGCGATACACGCTGCTCGCGCACGGCATTCCGGATGCCGCCGCGCTCGTGCTGAAGGCCGCGATCATCATCGCCGCCGTCTATGTGCAGCGCCGCCGGGGCTCATGA
- a CDS encoding sugar ABC transporter ATP-binding protein, whose amino-acid sequence MATAPLLDMQDIDIAFGGVAALKHARLTVAAGEVHALIGQNGAGKSTLIKILTGAYRKSGGIIRFDGREVDFRTPKEAREAGISTIYQEINLVPFRSVAENIFLGREPRRFGLIDWKTVQRRATELLESFGLHIDVKKPVRDYSTAIQQMVALARAVSSDAKMVIMDESTSSLDEREVELLFNVVRRLRDDGRAVIFVSHRLDELYALCDRVTVMRDGQTVAESTMQEMDKLKLVTTMLGRTLAAVVHEDSAVKEENLAKRGAVALSAHSLAAGAKVTNVSLDVHAGEAVGLAGLLGSGRTETMRLLFGADRPSHGSLTVGGEHATLKSPKDAITRGIAYLTEDRKAEGIVPELSVRDNLTLVCLPALTKRGVVNVAKQREIVDGFITSLGIKLRSPDQPIRELSGGNQQKVLLARWLATNPRLLLLDEPTRGIDVGAKADVAKIVRELRDAGMAVLLSASELEELTAVADRAVVIRDGETVAELNGAQMNEASIMDAIAYGSGETSTLAQATAAQGNES is encoded by the coding sequence ATGGCCACTGCTCCCCTACTCGACATGCAGGACATCGACATTGCCTTCGGCGGCGTCGCAGCGCTCAAGCACGCGCGCCTGACCGTGGCGGCCGGTGAAGTGCACGCGCTCATCGGCCAGAACGGCGCGGGCAAGTCGACACTCATCAAGATTCTCACCGGCGCATATCGCAAGAGCGGAGGCATCATCCGCTTCGACGGACGCGAAGTGGATTTCCGCACGCCGAAGGAAGCGCGCGAAGCAGGCATCAGCACGATCTACCAAGAGATCAACCTCGTGCCGTTCCGCTCGGTCGCCGAGAACATTTTTCTCGGACGCGAGCCGCGCCGCTTCGGCCTCATCGACTGGAAGACCGTGCAGCGGCGCGCGACTGAATTACTCGAATCGTTCGGCCTACATATCGATGTGAAGAAGCCGGTGCGTGACTATTCGACCGCGATCCAGCAGATGGTCGCGCTCGCGCGAGCCGTGTCTTCGGACGCGAAAATGGTCATCATGGACGAATCGACGTCATCGCTCGACGAGCGCGAAGTCGAATTGCTCTTCAACGTCGTGCGACGTCTGCGCGACGACGGACGCGCGGTGATCTTCGTGTCGCATCGCCTGGACGAACTGTATGCGCTCTGCGACCGCGTCACCGTGATGCGCGACGGCCAGACCGTCGCCGAAAGCACGATGCAGGAGATGGACAAGCTCAAGCTCGTGACGACGATGCTCGGCCGCACGCTCGCCGCCGTCGTGCACGAGGACAGCGCGGTAAAAGAAGAGAATCTCGCGAAGCGCGGCGCGGTCGCGTTGAGCGCGCATTCGCTCGCGGCGGGCGCGAAAGTCACGAACGTATCGCTCGACGTGCATGCGGGCGAAGCGGTCGGTCTCGCCGGGCTGCTCGGCTCCGGTCGCACGGAAACCATGCGTCTTCTGTTCGGCGCGGATCGTCCTTCGCACGGATCGCTCACGGTCGGCGGCGAGCACGCCACGCTCAAGTCGCCGAAGGATGCGATCACACGCGGCATCGCGTATCTCACGGAAGACCGCAAAGCCGAAGGCATCGTGCCGGAGCTTTCCGTGCGTGACAACCTCACGCTCGTCTGCCTGCCCGCGCTGACGAAACGCGGCGTGGTGAATGTCGCGAAGCAACGCGAGATCGTCGACGGCTTCATTACATCGCTCGGCATCAAGCTGCGTTCACCGGATCAGCCGATACGCGAGCTATCGGGCGGCAATCAGCAAAAGGTGCTGCTCGCGCGCTGGCTCGCGACGAATCCGCGTCTGCTGCTGCTAGACGAACCCACGCGCGGCATCGACGTGGGCGCGAAAGCGGATGTCGCGAAGATCGTGCGCGAGTTGCGCGATGCGGGCATGGCGGTGTTGTTGTCGGCGTCCGAGCTGGAAGAACTCACCGCCGTGGCCGACCGCGCAGTCGTGATACGCGACGGCGAAACAGTAGCCGAACTAAACGGTGCGCAGATGAACGAGGCGTCGATCATGGATGCGATCGCATACGGGTCCGGTGAAACATCGACGCTCGCGCAAGCGACGGCCGCGCAAGGAAACGAGTCATGA
- a CDS encoding phytanoyl-CoA dioxygenase family protein has protein sequence MGRYDETTRDALAQAFERDGFVLLPDHFDRAKVEAWRDAFAPLLQPHVEAARKASASGNRGPGRYYVTLPFEGEFADPSIICDDDIVAIVERVAGPDPVMCQLATDTPVRGSDFQDWHRDTPPLFDDAPETPSFQLAVNFPLVDVDERNGSLETTRGTHRVSREEALAGLADGRFPPERVPMRVGDVMIRDVRGLHRGTPNYIDEPRPMVVIGYSRSWYFRPEVHIDVPRAVLADLPPRAKRLLRYNPVVERTERIFDENYRQFAY, from the coding sequence ATGGGCCGATACGACGAGACGACGAGAGACGCACTTGCACAAGCGTTCGAGCGAGACGGCTTTGTGCTGTTGCCCGACCATTTCGACCGCGCGAAGGTGGAAGCATGGCGCGACGCGTTCGCGCCATTGCTGCAGCCGCACGTCGAGGCGGCGCGCAAAGCATCGGCGAGCGGCAATCGCGGGCCGGGCCGGTATTACGTGACATTGCCGTTCGAAGGCGAGTTCGCGGACCCGTCGATCATTTGCGACGACGATATCGTCGCCATTGTCGAGCGTGTGGCGGGACCCGATCCGGTCATGTGCCAGCTCGCCACGGACACACCGGTGCGCGGTTCGGACTTTCAGGACTGGCATCGCGACACGCCGCCGCTTTTCGACGACGCGCCCGAAACGCCGTCGTTCCAGCTTGCGGTGAATTTCCCGCTGGTCGATGTGGACGAGCGCAACGGGTCGCTCGAAACGACGCGCGGCACGCATCGCGTGTCGCGCGAGGAAGCGCTTGCCGGTCTCGCCGATGGACGCTTTCCGCCCGAGCGCGTGCCGATGCGCGTCGGCGACGTGATGATCCGCGACGTGCGCGGGCTGCATCGCGGCACGCCGAATTACATCGACGAGCCGCGTCCGATGGTCGTGATCGGCTATAGCCGCTCGTGGTATTTCCGGCCCGAGGTGCATATCGACGTGCCGCGCGCCGTGCTCGCCGACCTGCCGCCGCGCGCGAAGCGCCTTCTGCGCTACAACCCGGTGGTCGAGCGGACCGAGCGCATCTTCGACGAAAACTACCGGCAGTTTGCATATTGA
- a CDS encoding low affinity iron permease family protein produces MTSNQRTSTDQLDTIPDTSSPAYAKSHPLMRAFDSFASLVTRWAGSPFAFGLAVASIVAWVVTGPIFHYSDGWQLVINTGTTIITFLMVFLIQQSQNKDSVALHLKLNELLATHRAASNHLIGIEDASEEELRRLAAAYLRLAAESGEAAGAASSGGAASTK; encoded by the coding sequence AGCAACCAACGAACCTCGACCGACCAACTCGACACGATCCCCGACACGTCCAGCCCCGCATACGCTAAATCGCATCCGTTGATGCGCGCGTTCGACAGCTTCGCGAGCCTCGTCACGCGCTGGGCGGGTTCACCGTTCGCATTCGGGCTGGCGGTGGCCAGCATCGTCGCGTGGGTCGTGACCGGGCCTATCTTTCACTACTCGGATGGCTGGCAACTCGTCATCAATACCGGGACGACCATCATCACGTTTCTGATGGTGTTTCTGATCCAGCAGAGCCAGAACAAGGACAGCGTCGCGCTGCATCTGAAGCTGAATGAACTGCTCGCGACGCATCGGGCGGCGAGCAATCACCTGATCGGCATCGAAGATGCGAGCGAAGAGGAATTGCGCAGGCTCGCGGCGGCGTATCTGCGGCTGGCAGCGGAAAGTGGCGAAGCAGCGGGGGCCGCTTCGTCAGGCGGCGCGGCGAGCACGAAGTAG
- a CDS encoding aldose 1-epimerase: MNADRTAPGRADDALVELRHGARRVLLAPHVGGAIAAFFDAREPHEGGALHWLRPATVDALIARNPLGMASFPLVPYCNRIRDARFMFDGALVDLSRDGNAFPHALHGNGWRRPWRVDAVSDASARLSLTHVPSQEPAHHWPFAFEAAQDIALDAQSLTVTMSLRNVSDRPMPFGLGHHPYFPRTAHTVVRTGVGSMWHTTPEPLPTHAGPHPCIDALASPQGMSADAFDLDNNFTGWSRESTIAWPREHRSVTLRADAPFDFTVIYAPASHGSLLCVEPVSNVADWVNLDVDASLKGGGVLAPGESVSARFSLTPEWGRAVRVA; encoded by the coding sequence TTGAACGCCGATCGAACCGCACCCGGGCGCGCGGACGACGCGCTTGTTGAACTGCGCCACGGCGCGCGGCGCGTGCTGCTGGCGCCGCATGTGGGCGGCGCGATTGCGGCATTCTTCGACGCCCGCGAGCCGCACGAGGGCGGCGCGCTGCACTGGCTGCGTCCGGCTACCGTTGACGCGCTCATCGCGCGCAATCCGCTCGGCATGGCCAGCTTTCCGCTGGTGCCGTACTGCAATCGCATCCGCGACGCGCGCTTTATGTTCGACGGCGCGCTCGTCGATCTCTCCCGCGACGGCAATGCTTTTCCGCACGCGCTCCACGGCAACGGATGGCGCCGGCCGTGGCGCGTCGATGCCGTCTCGGACGCGAGCGCACGCCTCTCGCTCACGCACGTGCCGTCGCAGGAACCGGCGCATCACTGGCCGTTCGCGTTCGAGGCCGCGCAGGACATTGCGCTCGATGCCCAGTCGCTCACCGTCACGATGTCGCTGCGCAATGTCTCCGACCGTCCTATGCCGTTCGGCCTCGGCCATCATCCGTACTTTCCGCGCACCGCGCACACGGTTGTGCGCACGGGAGTCGGGTCGATGTGGCATACGACGCCCGAGCCGCTGCCGACGCACGCCGGCCCGCACCCTTGCATCGATGCACTGGCCTCGCCGCAAGGCATGTCCGCCGATGCGTTCGATCTCGACAACAACTTCACCGGCTGGTCGCGCGAGTCGACGATTGCGTGGCCGCGCGAGCATCGCTCGGTCACGCTGCGGGCAGACGCGCCGTTCGACTTCACGGTGATTTATGCGCCCGCGTCGCACGGGTCGCTGCTGTGCGTCGAGCCGGTCAGCAACGTCGCGGACTGGGTGAATCTCGATGTCGACGCGTCGCTGAAGGGAGGCGGTGTGCTTGCGCCGGGAGAATCGGTCAGCGCGCGGTTTTCGCTGACGCCGGAATGGGGTAGGGCGGTTCGCGTCGCCTGA